In Deltaproteobacteria bacterium, the genomic window CCGAGGGCGCCGCACCGGGCGGCTTCGAGGAGGTGCCGGCGCCGGAGGGTGGGGCCGCACCGGAGGCCGCACCCGCCGGCGAGCCGAAGGCCGAGGCGCCGGCGGCTGCGGAGGCGGCTGCGCCGGAGGCCACGGCGGCGGAGGCCACCGCGCCCGACGCCGCGGCGCCACCCGGCGAGAAGGAGCCGGCGCCGGAGGCGCCCGCGGCTCCGTAGACGCGCGCGAGCGCGCTGGTTATCGTTCGCGGCTCGTTTCGTGCGGCAGTGGCGGAACTGGCAGACGCACCAGCTTGAGGGGCTGGCGGGGGCAACCCCGTGGAGGTTCGAATCCTCTCTGCCGCACCATCCTCGCCCGGTTGACGCGCCCGTGCGCCGCGCGCACCCTCCGCGCCCATGAAGGGCATCGCCTACCACGGCCCCGGCGACATCCGTCTCGACACGCTCGCCGACCCGGGGCTGCGCGAGCCCGACGACGTCGTGGTGCGGGTCACGCGCACGGCGATCTGCGGCTCGGACCTCCACGTCGTCCACGGCCTGCCGGTTCCCGATCGCGGCTTCGCGCTCGGGCACGAGTTCGTGGGCGTCGTCGAGGACGCCGGGGCCGGCGTGCGGCGCTTCCGCAAGGGCGACCGCGTGCTCGCGTCGTGCACGACCGGCTGCGGGCGCTGCACCGCGTGCCGGCGCGGCCTCTTCTCGGCCTGCGAGGCCACCACCGCCGGCGGCGCCTCGAACCTCTTCGGCTTCTCGTGCGGGCTGCCGGGCGGCCAGGCCGAGGCGGTGCGCGTGCCCTACGCGGACGCGAACCTGCTCGCCGTCCCGACCGCTCTCGACGACGAGCGCATCCTCTTCCTCTCCGACATCCTGCCGACCGGCCACATGGGCGCCGAGCTCGCCGAGGTGGGGCCCGGCGACGTGGTGGTGGTGCTCGGCTGCGGGCCGGTCGGGGTCTTCGCGCAACGCTGTGCGGAGCTGCGCGGCGCGTCGCGGATCCTCGCCGTCGACCTCGACGACGCGCGCCTCGCCCGCGCCCGGGCG contains:
- a CDS encoding alcohol dehydrogenase catalytic domain-containing protein, which gives rise to MKGIAYHGPGDIRLDTLADPGLREPDDVVVRVTRTAICGSDLHVVHGLPVPDRGFALGHEFVGVVEDAGAGVRRFRKGDRVLASCTTGCGRCTACRRGLFSACEATTAGGASNLFGFSCGLPGGQAEAVRVPYADANLLAVPTALDDERILFLSDILPTGHMGAELAEVGPGDVVVVLGCGPVGVFAQRCAELRGASRILAVDLDDARLARARARGYETVHPGREDLGARVQELTHGRGADAVIEAVGRPELVAKAFELARHGGRVSFVGVVLEPAPFFLGLLLMKNLTLRAGIVSPQAHWPKLLPLIESGRLDPTEIISHRLPLAEGVRGYELFDKHEDGALKVVLRP